Proteins co-encoded in one Oreochromis aureus strain Israel breed Guangdong linkage group 3, ZZ_aureus, whole genome shotgun sequence genomic window:
- the LOC120437627 gene encoding uncharacterized protein LOC120437627, with protein sequence MENITDIISKWSYGPKMPFSTTRSVVVGNPNSQAGIVLSTSLLGLVTYIGAFWYQRRALSLLKRSFIMCFSCEHMKLRGAQNIHVSLFALIFIDVLNVIGAMIFGGELAASACLYGNTCQYTFDLWVFSRWFEMIVHLLTAFISLLYLCQPHLGAKLRGVFSVVSLLLCVFYYSFRVYTRVALYMMNAVTILLAMGIIATLKVPPVSHSTATNKKLIVILAMCMFFVVFIPGFVFECLIDSQGPSFLYSALALSFFYYTNVQVCLDGLLCCVILKLSAEEGVVEDEPQQWELQQQEQQQPPTTDLNYSSNIYAVTA encoded by the coding sequence ATGGAGAACATCACAGATATAATCAGCAAATGGTCCTATGGGCCAAAAATGCCATTCAGCACAACAAGATCGGTGGTTGTAGGGAACCCTAACTCTCAAGCAGGGATTGTCCTGTCCACCTCTCTGCTGGGCCTTGTTACCTATATCGGTGCCTTCTGGTACCAACGAAGAGCACTCAGTCTTCTTAAAAGAAGCTTCATTATGTGCTTCTCGTGTGAGCACATGAAGCTTCGAGGTGCTCAAAACATCCACGTCTCTCTTTTCGCTCTGATTTTTATCGATGTTCTAAATGTGATTGGAGCAATGATCTTTGGAGGAGAGCTTGCTGCGTCTGCCTGCTTGTATGGAAATACATGTCAGTACACTTTTGACCTGTGGGTCTTTTCAAGATGGTTCGAAATGATTGTACACCTCCTAACTGCCTTTATATCCCTCCTTTACCTCTGCCAACCACACCTGGGAGCCAAACTACGCggtgttttctctgtggtttCTTTActcctttgtgttttttattatagTTTTCGTGTCTACACCAGAGTGGCACTATATATGATGAATGCTGTCACCATTTTATTGGCCATGGGCATCATTGCAACACTTAAAGTGCCACCTGTGTCCCACTCCACTgccacaaacaaaaaactgattgTGATTCTTGCAATGtgcatgttttttgttgtcttcATCCCcggttttgtttttgagtgcCTAATCGACAGTCAAGGCCCCTCTTTCCTGTATAGCGCACTTGCGCTAAGTTTTTTCTATTACACAAACGTCCAAGTCTGTCTCGATGGACTCCTGTGCTGCGTAATTCTGAAACTGTCTGCTGAAGAAGGTGTAGTAGAAGACGAACCACAGCAATGGGAATTACAACAACaagagcagcagcaaccacCAACAACAGACTTAAATTATTCAAGCAACATATATGCAGTTACTGCATAA
- the LOC120439029 gene encoding uncharacterized protein LOC120439029, translating into MGKTRAGVYEDHNLAGGILLFTSLLGLVTYICVFFYQRRLIKHIRCPLIYMICVDIVNFFMGITVGSEYLEYISDCGISCSSSWLSVAWLLTRLYGVILHLLTSAWCLIHPKSESKQCYFFTVISILTLVLSPVYAFVKEVAIYVLGVITIGLALGVIINFRLSAASPAPAKEKKLITTLAMYIFLVVFLPSFILECLFNIIGTSDIEIIYKNALFFTNLQLIFNGLLCFLIMKLSAGAEEEEEEEEEEQQQPQQLLQLQQQQQWQQSLHDQSQQPQTQWPQWQQPQKRQWQQPQHQWEQPEQRQWQPPQQQGWRRDASVFTIHNGRNSH; encoded by the coding sequence ATGGGGAAGACCAGAGCAGGTGTTTATGAAGACCACAATTTGGCTGGAGGAATTCTTCTGTTCACCTCTCTGCTGGGCCTGGTTACCTATATCTGCGTCTTCTTTTATCAGCGCAGGCTCATTAAGCACATCCGCTGTCCTCTTATCTATATGATCTGTGTGGATATTGTAAATTTTTTCATGGGAATAACTGTAGGAAGTGAATATCTTGAGTATATCTCCGACTGTGGAATCTCTTGCAGTTCTTCATGGCTTTCAGTCGCATGGCTGTTGACCAGATTATATGGAGTGATTTTACATCTTCTGACCTCTGCTTGGTGCCTGATTCATCCAAAAAGTGAATCCAAACAGTGCtatttttttacagtaatttCCATTTTGACTTTAGTTTTGTCCCCTGTTTATGCATTTGTAAAAGAGGTGGCCATCTACGTTTTGGGAGTTATCACCATTGGGTTGGCTTTGGGTGTCATTATAAACTTCAGATTGTCAGCTGCATCTCCTGCACCTGCCAAAGAGAAGAAACTGATCACGACACTCGCCATGTATATTTTCTTGGTTGTCTTCCTCCCCAGTTTTATTCTTGAGTGCCTATTCAACATCATTGGCACCTCTGACATTGAAATAATTTATAAGAATGCTCTATTCTTCACAAACCTTCAGCTAATTTTCAATGGCCTCCTGTGTTTCTTAATCATGAAGTTGTCTGCtggtgcagaagaagaagaagaagaggaagaagaagagcagcaacaaccacaacaactgttgcaactacaacagcaacaacagtgGCAACAGTCACTACATGATCAGTCGCAACAACCACAAACTCAATGGCCTCAGTGGCAACAACCTCAAAAACGTCAGTGGCAACAACCACAACATCAGTGGGAGCAACCAGAACAACGTCAATGGCAACCACCGCAACAACAGGGCTGGAGACGTGATGCTTCTGTATTTACTATACATAATGGACGAAACTCACATTAA